The following are encoded together in the Bactrocera neohumeralis isolate Rockhampton chromosome 6, APGP_CSIRO_Bneo_wtdbg2-racon-allhic-juicebox.fasta_v2, whole genome shotgun sequence genome:
- the LOC126762163 gene encoding cuticle protein 8-like: MWQLFSSVIVAVAIDLVCAGHIPLGQATSYASVVQHEQVPHHGGYTGPVNYVILGDKQHEPHHYPKYAFDYGVKDSHTGDNKRHWEQRDGDYVKGGYTLLESDGTTRVVEYSADDHNGFNAIVKKIGHAHNPKVYYHKEAYGYDNHRPYPQGHSGSYVEIKQYH; encoded by the exons ATGTGGCAACTATTTTCAAGTGTTATTGTCGCTGTTGCGATCGATTTGGTATGTGCAGGACATATTCCACTGGGTCAAGCCACCAGTTACGCTTCTGTGGTGCAACATGAACAAGTGCCTCACCATGGTGGCTACACGGGTCCAGTTAATTATGTGATCTTAGGAGATAAGCAACACGAACCACATCACTATCCAAAATATGCATTCGATTATGGGGTTAAGGATTCTCACACTGGCGATAATAAGAGACATTGGGAACAACGTGATGGCGATTACGTCAAAG GTGGTTACACACTACTTGAATCAGACGGCACTACTCGTGTGGTTGAATACTCCGCTGATGATCACAATGGTTTCAATGCTATAGTGAAGAAGATCGGACACGCGCACAACCCAAAAGTATATTATCATAAGGAAGCCTACGGCTATGACAACCACAGACCATATCCTCAAGGACATTCCGGCAGCTATGTGGAAATCAAACAATACCATTAA